Proteins from a single region of Acidovorax sp. NCPPB 3576:
- the rpsA gene encoding 30S ribosomal protein S1, translated as MSESFAALFEESLTRTEMRPGEVITAEVVRVEHNFVVVNAGLKSEAYVPLEEFKNDKGEVEVQVGDFVSVAIGSIENGYGDTILSRDTAKRLASWLALEKALESGEFVTGTTSGKVKGGLTVLVNGIRAFLPGSLIDTRPIKDLTPYENKTLEFKVIKLDRKRNNVVLSRRAVVEASMGEERAKLMETLKEGSIVQGVVKNITEYGAFVDLGGIDGLLHITDMAWRRVRHPSEVVTAGQEITAKILKFDTEKNRVSLGLKQMGDDPWMGVSRRYPSSTRLFGKVTNIADYGAFVELEPGIEGLVHVSEMDWTNKNIAPSKLVSLGDEVEVMVLEIDEDKRRISLGMKQCKANPWQEFAQNTKRGDRVKGPIKSITDFGVFVGLAAGIDGLVHLSDLSWNETGEAAVRNYKKGQEVEAIVLAVDVDRERISLGIKQLDGDPFTTFVTVNDKGQTVTGKVKTVDARGAEIDLGEDIIGYLRASEISRDRVEDARNVLKEGDEVTAVVVNVDRKTRNIQLSIKQKDMADEQGAMANLSQQSSRESAGTTSLGALLRAKLDNSDK; from the coding sequence ATGTCTGAATCTTTTGCCGCCCTTTTCGAAGAGTCTTTGACACGCACCGAAATGCGTCCGGGCGAAGTGATCACCGCCGAAGTCGTGCGCGTGGAACACAATTTCGTCGTGGTGAACGCTGGCCTCAAGTCTGAAGCCTACGTGCCCCTGGAAGAGTTCAAGAACGACAAGGGCGAAGTCGAAGTCCAAGTAGGCGATTTCGTCTCCGTGGCCATCGGCTCGATCGAAAACGGTTACGGCGACACCATCCTGTCGCGCGACACCGCCAAGCGCCTGGCCTCCTGGCTGGCGCTGGAAAAGGCCCTGGAATCCGGCGAATTCGTCACCGGCACGACCAGCGGCAAGGTCAAGGGTGGCCTCACGGTGCTGGTCAACGGCATCCGCGCCTTCCTGCCAGGTTCGCTGATCGACACGCGTCCGATCAAGGACCTGACGCCTTACGAAAACAAGACCCTGGAATTCAAGGTCATCAAGCTCGACCGCAAGCGCAACAACGTGGTGCTGTCGCGCCGCGCTGTGGTGGAAGCGTCCATGGGCGAAGAGCGCGCCAAGCTGATGGAAACCCTCAAGGAAGGCTCCATCGTTCAAGGCGTGGTCAAGAACATCACCGAATACGGTGCATTCGTGGACCTGGGCGGCATTGACGGCCTGCTGCACATCACCGACATGGCATGGCGCCGCGTTCGCCATCCTTCGGAAGTGGTCACGGCCGGTCAGGAAATCACGGCCAAGATCCTCAAGTTCGACACCGAGAAGAACCGCGTGTCCCTGGGCCTCAAGCAAATGGGCGACGATCCCTGGATGGGCGTTTCGCGCCGCTATCCTTCGAGCACCCGCCTGTTCGGCAAGGTCACGAACATTGCCGACTACGGCGCTTTCGTGGAACTGGAACCCGGCATCGAAGGCCTGGTGCACGTCTCCGAAATGGACTGGACGAACAAGAACATCGCTCCTTCCAAGCTCGTGTCACTGGGTGACGAAGTCGAAGTCATGGTCCTCGAGATCGACGAAGACAAGCGCCGCATCAGCCTGGGCATGAAGCAGTGCAAGGCCAACCCATGGCAAGAGTTTGCACAGAACACCAAGCGTGGCGACCGCGTCAAGGGCCCGATCAAGTCGATCACCGACTTCGGCGTGTTCGTGGGCCTGGCTGCCGGCATTGACGGCCTGGTGCACCTGTCCGACCTGTCCTGGAACGAAACCGGCGAAGCCGCCGTTCGCAACTACAAGAAGGGCCAGGAAGTCGAAGCGATCGTGCTGGCCGTGGACGTGGACCGCGAGCGCATCTCCCTGGGCATCAAGCAGCTCGACGGCGACCCGTTCACGACCTTCGTGACGGTGAACGACAAGGGCCAGACGGTGACCGGCAAGGTCAAGACCGTGGATGCCCGTGGCGCTGAAATCGACCTCGGCGAAGACATCATCGGCTACCTGCGCGCTTCGGAAATCTCACGCGACCGCGTGGAAGATGCCCGCAACGTGCTCAAGGAAGGCGACGAAGTCACGGCCGTGGTGGTGAACGTGGATCGCAAGACCCGCAACATCCAGCTGTCGATCAAGCAAAAGGACATGGCCGACGAGCAAGGCGCCATGGCCAACCTGAGCCAGCAATCGAGCCGCGAGAGCGCCGGCACGACCAGCCTGGGCGCCCTGCTGCGCGCCAAGCTGGACAACTCGGACAAGTAA
- a CDS encoding integration host factor subunit beta — MTRSDLVEELAARFSQLTQRDAEYAVKTILDAVGDALVRGHRIEIRGFGSFSVNHRPPRMGRNPRSGEAVAIPEKRVPHFKPGKALREAVDQRTVEMGIVDAPQPKDQN; from the coding sequence ATGACCCGATCAGACCTCGTTGAAGAACTGGCAGCACGGTTCAGCCAGCTGACCCAGCGCGATGCCGAGTACGCCGTCAAGACCATTCTGGACGCCGTGGGCGACGCATTGGTGCGCGGGCACCGCATCGAGATCCGGGGTTTCGGCAGCTTTTCGGTCAACCACCGCCCTCCCCGGATGGGACGCAATCCCCGCAGCGGCGAAGCCGTGGCGATCCCGGAAAAGCGCGTGCCCCACTTCAAGCCCGGCAAGGCGCTGCGCGAAGCGGTGGACCAGCGCACGGTCGAAATGGGCATCGTCGATGCCCCGCAGCCGAAAGATCAAAATTGA